Within Rhizobacter sp., the genomic segment GCTCGATCCAGGAGGCCTACCGCAAGCTGTTCCGGTATGCCGAGATGCGCAACGTGACGGCACTGTCCGTGCGGTTGACGTTGGCCATGCGGTTGTACGAGCGCGGTGCCGACGAGGAGCAGGTCGGGCTGCTGTTCGGCATCCATGGCCGAGGTGCGGTGCGGGAGTTGTTTCCGCGGCCCCGCCCGCCGGTGTCCGAGTTGGTGCGTGAACTGATCTGACCGGGACGCTTCTGTGGAAGGGCAGCGGTTCTCGATCCTGGGGCAGGCGTGGACGGAAGACGATCCGGGCTGGCAGTCGGTGCTGGCCCGTGCGCACGACACGACGGAGCGGCCGCGGTGTCTGTGTGTGCCGGGCGGCGTCGAGATGTACGTTGCGCGGCATGGCCAGCTGGTCGTGAAGCGGATGCCAGACTCAGGGAGCCGTCATCACCCGGCGTGCCCCTCCTACGAGCTGCCGGCCCAGGCTTCGGGCTTGGAGGAATTGCTGGGCGAGGCGGTCATCGAGTCGGAGACGGGTGAGGTCGATCTTCGTGTCGACTTCCCGTGGACGCGCACCAACGGCAGGGGTAGGGGCTCTGCGCAGAGGGAGTCCGACCCGGCTGCGGAGGTGGCAGTCGAAAGACGGTGCATGAGTCTGCGGGCGCTGATGCACTACCTGTTCGAGCGAGCAGGCTTCAACCGCTGGACACCGGCGATGGAAGGCAGGCGCAACCAGGGCGTGCTGCACAAGTACCTGATGGAGGCCGCGGCGGACGTCTCGGTGAAGGGCGAGGCGCTGGTCGATCGCCTCTATGTCCCGGAACCGTTCAGCGAGGCCACACGCGCCGAGGCGTCTTGCCGCCGGCGGCAGAAGCTGGCGCTGCTGCGGCATGGAGAAGGATCCGTGCCGCTGGCACTGGTGATGGGCGAGTTCAAGTTGTCCGAACCCGCTGTCGGCGGGCATCGGGTGTGGGTGAAGCACATGCCGGACGCGCCGCTGCTCGCCGACGACAAGGCCTGGCGCCGTATCGAACGGGCTTTTGCGCCGGTGCTGCAGGCGCCGGATGCGGACACCGGCCACAAGGTCCGCCTGATGCTGGCCGCCCTGGTGCGGGCGCGCCGCGAGTACACCTACCAGATCGATGCAGCCTACCTGATGCTGATGAGCGAGGAGTGGATTCCGCTGGAAGGTGTGCACGAGGTGCCGCTGGTCCAGGCGCTGGTGGCACAGCGCAGGCGCTTCCTGAAGCCGCTGAGGTACGACGCGCGGTCGGCCGCGGGGTTTGCGAATGCGCTGCTGCTGGATGCGGGGCCGGGGCTGGTTCCGCTGCACTTGGTGAGCGGGTTCATGTCCCCAACCGATCGAGGCGCCAAGGAGCGTTCGCTCGCGAGGGCGGATGGCGACGCGTGGGTGTGGAGGACGGATCGGCCCATGCCGCCATTGCCTGCCGTCTCGACCGCCTCTCGCTCCGCCAGCTTGCGCGCGAGCTAAGGGCGAGGTCTGGTCATGCGCTCGGCAGTATGCGGTGGTGGCGGCAGTTAGGGGTCGAGACCGAGAAGTGGCGTGACTGACACCACTGGGCCTCGAGCTCAAGATTGGGTACGGCCACTCTCTCTGCGAGGCCAGTGTCAGCGACCGCAGGAACCTGCCGTTCGACGTCTGCCGGCGCCTCTGGTCGCAGTGCCCAGGACGCTGTCATCAAGCCCGTTTGCCTGCTGCAACTGAGCGCCACCAGCCAAGTCGTGACTACGTCAGTTCTCCATGGGCGCCGTGAGGCGGTACCGACGCAAAGCCGCCATCTGGTTGGG encodes:
- a CDS encoding DUF1173 domain-containing protein: MEGQRFSILGQAWTEDDPGWQSVLARAHDTTERPRCLCVPGGVEMYVARHGQLVVKRMPDSGSRHHPACPSYELPAQASGLEELLGEAVIESETGEVDLRVDFPWTRTNGRGRGSAQRESDPAAEVAVERRCMSLRALMHYLFERAGFNRWTPAMEGRRNQGVLHKYLMEAAADVSVKGEALVDRLYVPEPFSEATRAEASCRRRQKLALLRHGEGSVPLALVMGEFKLSEPAVGGHRVWVKHMPDAPLLADDKAWRRIERAFAPVLQAPDADTGHKVRLMLAALVRARREYTYQIDAAYLMLMSEEWIPLEGVHEVPLVQALVAQRRRFLKPLRYDARSAAGFANALLLDAGPGLVPLHLVSGFMSPTDRGAKERSLARADGDAWVWRTDRPMPPLPAVSTASRSASLRAS